The following DNA comes from Methanothermus fervidus DSM 2088.
TAATTTTCCTTTTTTCTCTGTTAATTGGATCCCATTTTAATTTCTTAGATTTTTCTATGAACTCTGACCTTAAATTTTTATATTTTTTTACTTTTTCGTTGATTTTATCTCTTTTTTCTCTATAATCCAATGCCAATTTTAAATTTTCCTGAACTTTTCTATTTAATTCATTTCTAATTTTCCTATATTTTCTAGCTTTTGAATTAAATTTATTCCTCTCTTTAATTAATATAGCTTTCTTTTTTTCGTATTTTGTCTTTTTATCGATTACTTTATCTAATTCTTTCTCCAAAATTTCTAAGTCTTTATTATTTACATTATCTACAATCGGAATTATTTTACGAAGATCTTTCTCATTAATAACGACGTCTGCAATTTTTTTAACTATTGGTTTTGCGTTAAAAGCTATTCCTACCTTAACAGCCTCTAAAATAGGCATGTCGTTGGCACCATCTCCAACAGCGATACATTCATCAAAACTAATGTTTTCTTTTTTTAATAGTTTACATAAAACATCATATTTTGATCCTTTTACTAGAGGACCACTTACTTCCCCTGTTAAAACACCATTTTTCACATGTAATTTATTAGACACTACATAGTCAATTCCCAATTTTTTCTTTATTTCTTCTGCTACAATATCAAAGCCACCAGTTATTGTAACTACTTTACAACCTCTAGCTTTTAACTCTTCAATTGTTTCCTTTGCCCCGTTCATTAATGGAAGTTTTTTTGCAAGAGATTTGATATCTTTAATTGGAATACCTTTAAGAAGTTTAACTCTTTTCTTTATAGAACTTTCAAAATCTAATTCTCCTTCCATCGCTTTTTTCGTGATTTCACTTATTTCTTCCTTTAAATTTTTTAGTTTGGCAATTTCATCTATACTCTCACAATCTAAAAGAACATTATCAAGATCAAAAATTACCATCTTTATCAAACTATCACCAGTTAAATCAAGTTTAACTCTTTTAAACGTTCTTTAGTTTTTTTAACACCTAATTTTGCATCTTTCGGGTCTCTTGCCCCAGTACAAACAACTTTTCCAGATCCAAATAAAAGCAATACAACCTTTGGCTTATCAAGTCGATACACTAACCCTGGAAATTGTTCAGGTTCGTATTCTGTATTTTCCAATGTCATCGCAATCTCATCTAAATTTAATGGTTTAGAAAGATTAGCAGAGGCAACTATGTTTTGTATTTTTATTTCATAATCTTCAGGGATGTCAGGGTCAACTTCTCTTATTTTATTAACAGTTGTTTTAATAGCCTTTATTGAATCTTCAACTGATTTTGCACCAGTGCATACAAGTTTTCCAGATCCAAATATCAATGCTGCAGTTTTTGGCTTATCAAGCTTATATACTAGTCCTGGAAATTGTTTTCTATTGAAATTGACACTTTTAAGAGCTTTAGAAATTTTTGATAAATCTATAGGTCTTCCTAATGTTGCGGATGCTACTATGTTTTCTATTTCAATCTCTAAATCGTTTTCACCCACTTAATCTACCCCCTTAGCAATGTTAACAGATAAAAGATATATTTATAACTTTGACTACTTAAAAAATATAATTGACTGACATGATGGAAACAAATTTAAGAGTTTTTAAATCCCATTGACAGTCCATTACACAGTAATTTACACAATAGATTTTTGTTATTTATGTCCCAGTGTTATGTGCAGGAGGCCAAACTTTGAATAAAAAATTAAGAGAAAAATACGAAAAAATTAAAGACAAAATATCAGAAGAAGAATTTTTAGAACTGATAGAAAAAAAGAAAAAAGAATTTGAAGATATTAGATTTATGAAAGATAGTAACGACGAAGAAATAGCTGAATTGGTAGTAAGTGAATTTTTAGAGGGAAAAAACGAATATTTATCTGATAAAGAAGAATTTGCGATGGATAAAATATCTAAAATTGAAGAAGGTGCTGAAAATTTGACAGTTAAAGGTAGAGTAATGAGAATATCAAATCCTAGGAAGTTTGTAGATCAAAGAGGTAAAGAAGGTAAGGTAGCAAACGTATTATTAGCAGATGATACAGGAGAAATTAGAGCTGTATTTTGGACAGAAAATATTCCTTTACTTGAGAAAATAAATGAAGGAGACATAATTGAAATAAAAGGTGTTGAAGCTAAAAGAGGGTTTGGTGGTAGAAAAGAAGTACATTTACAGCCAAGATCAGAAATAAAAAAATTAAAAGCAGAAGAATATCCAGAATTTCCTGAATATGAGGAAAAATTCATAAAAATCGGTGAAATTACTGGAGATCAATCAGAAGTCAATGTTATGGGACGTATAGTACATATATCTCCTATAAGGACATATAAACGGGATGGTAAAGAAGGAAAAATGGCAGCAATAAAATTAAAAGATGATAGTGGTGAGATAAGATATTTACTTTGGAATAGGGACGTAGATATAATCAATGATTTAAAACTTAAAGAAGGAGACGCTGTGAAAATACTTGGAGCTCAAGTTAGAGAACGAGATGATGAAATTTATTTAAGTCATGGTGGTTTGAGTAGAATAGAAAAAGGTGATTATGACGTACCCAAATTTAAACCTAAAGTACATAAAATTGGAGAGCTCCATGGTGAAGAACGTGATGTAACTGTAATTGGATTGGTTACAAAAGTCCAAGATATTGTTAAATTTGAAAGACCCGATGGAACAAAAGGAGCTGTAAAATCAATTAAAATAAAGGATGATACTGGATCTACATATGTAAAACTTTGGGGAGAAGATGCAAAATTAAAAATTAATAAAGGAGATGTAATTAAAGTAGTTGGAGGAAATGTTGTATTTGATGACTTTACATCTTCCTATTGTATAAATACAAATTGGAACACTAGGATAGAAATTAACCCTGAAAATATAAGTAATGAATTATCAAATCTTTTAAAAGAATATAAAAATGAATTAAAACCAAAGAAAATAGGTACAATATTAGAAATGGATAGTGAAGAAGGTGAAGAAGTAGATGTACTAGGTAGGGTTATAAGTGTAAGTGAACCTCGTGAATTTCAAAGAGATGACGGTATTGGTATAGTGAGATCTGTGGAAATAGCTGATGAAACTGGAATTATAAGAGCTTCATTTTGGGATGATAAAGCCTCTGAAAAGATAGATATAGGTGATGTACTACAAATAGAAAATGCGCGTATTAGAATAGGAAGTTATGGTGTTGAATTAAGTGTTGGAAAAACATCTCGAGTCATTCGAAAAGAAAATACGGCAGTTCCATCTCTTGAGGAACTTGAGAAAAAGATTTTTGTAACAAAAAATATAAAAGATCTTGAAAGAGATGATAGGCACATAAAAATTATTGGACGTATTATTGATATTGGCGAAATTGCTGAAAATCAAAGAGAAGATGGTTCAATTATCAAGTTTAGAAGAATGGAAGTTGCAGATAAAACAGGTACAATCGAAGTTTCACTTTGGGATGATAAATATAATCTACCACTCGACATTGGAAATGTAGTTGAAATTTATAATCCAAGAGTTGTTTTAAGAAATGAAAGGTTGGAATTAAGAGTAGGTAGGTCATCAGAAATAAAAGTATTGAAAAATGCAAAGGATATTCCAAAACTTGAAGAACTGGTGGATTTACATTGGCCAAAAAAAGATATTAAGGATTTAGAACCTGGAGATAGGAACGTAAGAATAACTGGGAAAATTGTAGAAATTTCAGGTAGTAGACCAATATCCTACCGTTGTCCAAATTGTCATGAACGTATAGATATAACTGAAGAATCTGTATGTAATTTCTGTGGTGAACCAATCGATGAACCAGAACATTTACTAGTGATACCTGCTAAGCTTGTCAATGACACTGGAGAAATACGTGTGGTATTTTTCAGGAGAGAGGCTGAAGAATTGATTGAGATGAAAACTGAAGAAATTGTCGAAATAATCAACGAAGTTGGAGAAGAAAATGCATTAGAAGATAGAATTAAAAGTTTTGAAGGAATAGACGTAACTCTTTTGGGATATGTGAGTGCAGATGAATATACTGGAGAACTCACGTTCATTCCCCGAAAAATAATTAAAAAGGAACTATAATATAAGGAGATAAAAATGACAGAGTTAGAAAATTTACCTAACGTGGGTCAAAAAACTGCCAAAAAATTACGCGATGCTGGATTTGGAGACATAATGAGAATAGCTACTGCAACTCCAAAAGAATTGGCAGTGAAAGCTGAAATTGGTGAAGGAATAGCAGAAAAAATAATTGCAGCCGCTAGAAAAATAGAAAAAATAGATTTTGAAACAGCATTGGATGTTGTAGAAAGGCGAAAAAATGTTGGTAGGATTACCACAGGTAGTAAAGCATTAGATGATTTAATAGGTGGTGGAATAGAAACGCAATCTATAACTGAGGTGTTTGGCGAGTTTGGATCAGGTAAAAGTCAGCTTGCTCATGAATTGGCAGTAACTGTACAATTACCTATTGAAAAGGGTGGATTAGAAGCAGAAGCCGTGTTTATTGACACTGAAAATACTTTTAGGCCTGAAAGAATTGAGCAAATTGCCAAACATTTTAAATTAGATACTAAAAAAGTATTGAAAAATATTTATGTGGCGCGAGCATTCAATTCAAGTCATCAAATTTTGATGGCTGAAAAAGTAAATGATCTTATCCAAGAAGGTAAAAATATAAGATTAGTAATTGTGGATTCCCTGACATCCCATTTCAGAGCTGAGTATGTAGGTAGAGAAGCTTTAGCTACAAGACAGCAAAAATTAAACCAACATTTACACACTTTACAAAATTTGGCTACTACATATAATATAGCTGTTTTTGTAACTAACCAAGTCCAGGCAAGGCCTGATGCATTTTTCGGAAGTCCAACTAAGGCTATTGGTGGGCATGTGTTAGGACATGCAGCAACATATAGGATATGGCTTAAAAAAGGAGCTGCCGGAAAAAGGATAGCAAGACTTGTTGATAGTCCATACCTTCCAGAAGGTGAATGTGTATTCAAAATAACTGAGGAAGGAATTGTAGATTAATTAATTTTTTTCTTTTTTTGGTGAATTTATGGGATCAACTGAAACAATAATTTCGATAATTTTAGTCATTGGTATTGGATATTTTGCAAGACGTTTAAATTTATTAAAAACAGAAGATTCTACAATTCTAAACAAGATAGTAGTTAACTTAGCAATACCTTCATTGATTTTTATTTCAATTTATAAAAGTAAGTTTGATATTTTTAATTTATTACCTTTAACTTTAGTCTCACTTTTTATAACATTTGTTACAGGGAGTATTGCTTTTTTATGGTGTAAATTACGGCGTCAAAATAAAAAAGATCTGTGGAGTATCGTAGTACCATCTGGACTTGTAAATTCTGGGTTTTTAGGATATCCTATTGTTTTAGGAGTTTATGGGATTACAGGTCTACTAAGAGCAATATTTTATGATATGGGATCTGTTTTGTCTTTCATAATTTTTGGAATAATACTTGGCATGATATTTAGCAATGAAAAAATAAATTTAAGAAGTGTTTTTAAACATGTTACTTCATTTCCACCATTAATCGCAATGATTTTAGGTGTAATTGCAAATCTAACACATTTAAAAATTTATTCACCATTACTTGATACATTACATTATCTTGGCAATGCTACAGTTCCTCTTATAATGTTATCTTTAGGTTTGTCACTTAAATTTCACAGGATAAATAAATACAAAGGTAACATTACTTTCGTAAGTTTATTAAGATTATTATTCTCACCTCTTTTAGCCACATTTCTGACAAATCTTCTGGGAATATATGGATTAGAAAAAAAAGTTTTGATTGTTGAAAGTGCAATGCCGTCAGCAATGTTAAGTATTGTATTATCTGTTAGGTATAGACTTAATCCAGAACTGACTGCTATTTGTGTCTTTACAACAACGTTATTAAGCCTTATTACAATCCCCTTTGTAATTTTTTTACTAAAATGAACACTTTTAAACGATCGATCCAAACTTATATATTTAATTCTTAAGAAAAAATGGAAAATTTTATTTATGATGACGTCATAATCATCCACAAAAATAACTATTATTTGGTGATTTTTATGGCTGAGAAAAAATCAGAAGAACCAAGAGTTGGTGTATATATCTGCCATTGTGGTGTAAATATTGCAGGTGTAATCGATGTAAAAGCTGTTCGAGAATATGCAGAAACACTTCCAAATGTTGTAGTTGCTAGGGATTATAAGTATTACTGCTCTGACCCAGGGCAAGAGGAGATACAGAGAGATATTAAAGAATTAGGAGTAAATAGGGTTGTGGTTGCAGCTTGCTCACCTCGTCTTCATGAACCTACATTTAGAAGATGTGTAGAAGAAGCTGGATTGAATCCATTCCTATTTGAGTTTGCAAATATAAGAGAACAAGATTCTTGGGTACATATGGATGATCCAGAAGCTGCTACAGAAAAAGCCAAAGATTTAGTCAGAATGGCAGTTGCAAAGGCAAGATTGTTAGAACCTCTTGAATTTGAGAAAGTTCCAGTCACAAGAAAAGCGATGGTCATAGGTGGTGGAGTAGCAGGCATACAAGCAGCTTTAGATTTAGCTGATATGGGATATAAAGTATATTTAGTTGAAAAGAAACCTACCATTGGAGGAAGAATGGCACAGTTAGACAAGACATTCCCAACTTTGGATTGTTCAATTTGTATTTTAGCACCTAAAATGGTGGATGTTGGAAAGCATGAAAATATAGAATTGATAAGTTATGCAGAAGTAAAGAAGGTTGATGGTTACGTAGGTAACTTTAAAGTAACAGTTGAAAAGAAACCAAGATATGTAGATGAAGATTTATGTACGGGTTGTGGATCCTGCATAGAAGTATGTCCTATAGAAGTTCCAAATTATTTTGATGAAGGAATGGGAATGAGCAAAGCTATATATATCCCATTCCCACAAGCAGTGCCTCTTTGTGCAACCATTAACAAAGACTACTGTATTGAGTGTAATCTGTGTGACCAAGTTTGTGAAAGAGGCGCTATAAAGCATGATCAAAAACCAGAAGAAATTGAACTTGAAGTAGGAACAATAATAGTTGCTACCGGTTATGATCCATATGATCCTAGCGAGAAATATGAGTATGGATATGGAGTGTATGACAACGTAATAACAAGTATTGAGCTTGAAAGATTGATAAACGCATCAGGTCCAACTGAAGGTAAAGTTGTAAGACCTTCTGATGGCAAAAAACCAAAGAGAGTTGCATTCATTCATTGTGTAGGATCTAGGGATGAAAAAGTTGGTAATCCATATTGTTCAAGAGTTTGTTGTATGTATGCAATGAAAAATGCACAATTAATAAAAGAGAAAAAACCAGATACAGAAATTACATGTTATTACATGGATATACGAGCATTTGGTAAAGGATTTGAAGAATTCTATAAACGTTCACAAGAGAAATATGGTATAAAATTCATTAGAGGACGACCAGCAGAAATAATAGAAAACCCTGATAAAACTTTAACAATAAGAGCCGAAGATACTCTACTTGGAAAAACAACTGAATATACATATGATCTAGTTGTACTTTGTGTAGGACTTGTACCACCTGAAGGAATTGAAGAATTAAGACAGACATTAGGATTATCAAAGTCTCCAGACGGATTCTTTATGGAAGCACATCCAAAATTAAGACCAGTTGATACACACACTGATGGTATATATCTTGCAGGTGTTGCACAAGGTCCAAAAGATATTCCCGATGCTGTAGCTCAGGCATCAGGTGCAGCATCAAGAGCTGCCATTCCAATGTCTAAAGGAGAAGTTTTAATTGAGCCAATCGTTGCCACTGTAAATGAAGATATTTGTGGTGGATGTGGAGTTTGTGTGGAGTTGTGTCCATTTGGAGCAATTGAATTAAAAGAAGGAAAGGCACATGTAACCGTAGCTTTATGTAAAGGATGCGGAACATGTGCAGCAGCATGTCCATCTGGAGCAATGGATCAGAAACATTTCAGAACACAACAAATAATGGCACAGATCGAGGCTGCATTAGGAGGAACGGGAGAAGTCACTGGAAAATAATTTTTTCCTTCCTTTTTTATTTTTTGAGGTAATTTTATGGAAATTGAGAAATTTACAGAACTTTTGGATTTGAAAAAGACTCCTGTTGCAATAGCCTGGTCAACGAAAAAACCAGAAAATATTAAAAGAGGAGAAAAATCTAGATTTTGTGAAAAAATAGATAAAGTATTAGAAGGTGAGATATTTTATTCAACATCTGAAGATGAGGAATGTTTCGGAGGAGGAAAATACACAGGCATGAAAGATCCTAAAAAATTTCCAAAAGAAATTAGGAGTGGAGAATTCCTTGTTAAACTAGGAGTCCATAAAAGTGTCCAAGCTGTGCAAAAATCCTGGTATAAAAATATTGCAATTGAATATGGTATTTTTTCTTACATTTTGTTTGCACCATTAAATAAAGCAAAATTTAAGCCAGATGTAGTGATTGTTATATGCAATGCAACACAGGCTATGAAATTATTACATGCCAGTGAATATGATGGTATTTCAACTGCAAAAGGTGCTGGAGCAAGTCCAATTTGTAGTGCTATGGCTGCCCTACCATACCTCACAGGAAAAATTGTATATGGTTTTGCTGATATAGGATCAAGAAAACACATGAAAAATCTAGATGATAAAGATGTTATGGTTGCAATTCCTTATTCTCAGGTTGAAAGAATAATTCAAAATCTTGAAGAAATGAAAGATAAACCTATTTTTGTTGGCTAATTAATTTATTTAATTTTGGAATAATCTTTTTTACTTCTTTTTTAATTTCTTCTTTCTTCTTCCCAGCTATAGGATGTGGAATATCTAATATTCTTAAATTTTTTGCACCATAAGCTTTAGCCAAATTTTCAGCAAAATTTTTAAATTTACTTGAACAAATTGATATTGTTGGTATTCCTCTTTTTTCTAACTTTATTGCATCTAAAATCAGCCATGTTGTACATGACCCACAATCACCAACTGCTAATATGCAAAGATCACCCTTTTCCATGTTTTTAATCTGTTTTTCGTTTGCAGGAGCACCAGCAGGTTTTCTAACCCATAATGTCTTTTTCACTTCTAAAAATTTTTCTATTGTCTTTAATATGATATCTGCATTTGGTTTTGTATTATCTACCAAAGAAACAGTATTTACATTCGATATTTCATTGATTTTAACAGTTTTCATTGCACTTTCTGCAAGTGGATCTAAAATTTCCATATTTTCACCTTTAAGCTTCTAGACGGAACCTCTTAACAACAAAATTTTTGTCTAGTGACAATATAAATGAAGCTGCTCTTGGACCTCTTTTCTTGCCAATTAATACTTTATAGATAGCCTGAAATGCTTCTTTAGCATTTAATCCATGTTCTCTCATTATGTCATATATTCTATTGTGTAATTCCACAGC
Coding sequences within:
- a CDS encoding phosphoserine phosphatase SerB (COGs: COG0560 Phosphoserine phosphatase~InterPro IPR005834: IPR004469: IPR006383~KEGG: mth:MTH1626 phosphoserine phosphatase~PFAM: Haloacid dehalogenase domain protein hydrolase~PRIAM: Phosphoserine phosphatase~SPTR: O27663 Phosphoserine phosphatase~TIGRFAM: phosphoserine phosphatase SerB; HAD-superfamily hydrolase, subfamily IB (PSPase-like)~PFAM: haloacid dehalogenase-like hydrolase~TIGRFAM: HAD-superfamily subfamily IB hydrolase, TIGR01490; Haloacid Dehalogenase superfamily, subfamily IB, phosphoserine phosphatase-like; phosphoserine phosphatase SerB), translating into MVIFDLDNVLLDCESIDEIAKLKNLKEEISEITKKAMEGELDFESSIKKRVKLLKGIPIKDIKSLAKKLPLMNGAKETIEELKARGCKVVTITGGFDIVAEEIKKKLGIDYVVSNKLHVKNGVLTGEVSGPLVKGSKYDVLCKLLKKENISFDECIAVGDGANDMPILEAVKVGIAFNAKPIVKKIADVVINEKDLRKIIPIVDNVNNKDLEILEKELDKVIDKKTKYEKKKAILIKERNKFNSKARKYRKIRNELNRKVQENLKLALDYREKRDKINEKVKKYKNLRSEFIEKSKKLKWDPINREKRKIMAEIKRIENKIETGVLSIQKENELIEKVGELGKKLKKIRKNEKIKEEAHKLKNKAKECHEKVLTLAKKSQEYHEKMLKHFKKVDKLREKADDAHKRFVKYKKEADKKHEEIEKIMSKINKINKKIRKLKDERERIIKSFQNKKEFIEKRRAKKIYQKFKRGKKLTTDELLLIQKHDII
- a CDS encoding TATA binding protein of transcription factor TFIID (COGs: COG2101 TATA-box binding protein (TBP) component of TFIID and TFIIIB~InterPro IPR012294: IPR000814: IPR012295~KEGG: mth:MTH1627 transcription factor~PFAM: TATA-box binding family protein~SPTR: O27664 TATA-box-binding protein~PFAM: Transcription factor TFIID (or TATA-binding protein, TBP)) gives rise to the protein MGENDLEIEIENIVASATLGRPIDLSKISKALKSVNFNRKQFPGLVYKLDKPKTAALIFGSGKLVCTGAKSVEDSIKAIKTTVNKIREVDPDIPEDYEIKIQNIVASANLSKPLNLDEIAMTLENTEYEPEQFPGLVYRLDKPKVVLLLFGSGKVVCTGARDPKDAKLGVKKTKERLKELNLI
- a CDS encoding nucleic acid binding OB-fold tRNA/helicase-type (COGs: COG1599 Single-stranded DNA-binding replication protein A (RPA) large (70 kD) subunit and related ssDNA-binding protein~InterPro IPR016027: IPR004365: IPR012340~KEGG: mth:MTH1385 replication factor A~PFAM: nucleic acid binding OB-fold tRNA/helicase-type~SPTR: O27438 Replication factor A related protein~PFAM: Replication factor-A C terminal domain; OB-fold nucleic acid binding domain), translating into MNKKLREKYEKIKDKISEEEFLELIEKKKKEFEDIRFMKDSNDEEIAELVVSEFLEGKNEYLSDKEEFAMDKISKIEEGAENLTVKGRVMRISNPRKFVDQRGKEGKVANVLLADDTGEIRAVFWTENIPLLEKINEGDIIEIKGVEAKRGFGGRKEVHLQPRSEIKKLKAEEYPEFPEYEEKFIKIGEITGDQSEVNVMGRIVHISPIRTYKRDGKEGKMAAIKLKDDSGEIRYLLWNRDVDIINDLKLKEGDAVKILGAQVRERDDEIYLSHGGLSRIEKGDYDVPKFKPKVHKIGELHGEERDVTVIGLVTKVQDIVKFERPDGTKGAVKSIKIKDDTGSTYVKLWGEDAKLKINKGDVIKVVGGNVVFDDFTSSYCINTNWNTRIEINPENISNELSNLLKEYKNELKPKKIGTILEMDSEEGEEVDVLGRVISVSEPREFQRDDGIGIVRSVEIADETGIIRASFWDDKASEKIDIGDVLQIENARIRIGSYGVELSVGKTSRVIRKENTAVPSLEELEKKIFVTKNIKDLERDDRHIKIIGRIIDIGEIAENQREDGSIIKFRRMEVADKTGTIEVSLWDDKYNLPLDIGNVVEIYNPRVVLRNERLELRVGRSSEIKVLKNAKDIPKLEELVDLHWPKKDIKDLEPGDRNVRITGKIVEISGSRPISYRCPNCHERIDITEESVCNFCGEPIDEPEHLLVIPAKLVNDTGEIRVVFFRREAEELIEMKTEEIVEIINEVGEENALEDRIKSFEGIDVTLLGYVSADEYTGELTFIPRKIIKKEL
- a CDS encoding DNA repair and recombination protein RadA (COGs: COG0468 RecA/RadA recombinase~InterPro IPR010995: IPR020588: IPR020587: IPR013632: IPR 003583: IPR003593: IPR016467: IPR011938~KEGG: mth:MTH1383 DNA repair and recombination protein RadA~PFAM: Rad51 domain protein~SMART: AAA ATPase; Helix-hairpin-helix DNA-binding class 1~SPTR: O27436 DNA repair and recombination protein radA~TIGRFAM: DNA repair and recombination protein RadA~PFAM: Rad51~TIGRFAM: DNA repair and recombination protein RadA), producing MTELENLPNVGQKTAKKLRDAGFGDIMRIATATPKELAVKAEIGEGIAEKIIAAARKIEKIDFETALDVVERRKNVGRITTGSKALDDLIGGGIETQSITEVFGEFGSGKSQLAHELAVTVQLPIEKGGLEAEAVFIDTENTFRPERIEQIAKHFKLDTKKVLKNIYVARAFNSSHQILMAEKVNDLIQEGKNIRLVIVDSLTSHFRAEYVGREALATRQQKLNQHLHTLQNLATTYNIAVFVTNQVQARPDAFFGSPTKAIGGHVLGHAATYRIWLKKGAAGKRIARLVDSPYLPEGECVFKITEEGIVD
- a CDS encoding Auxin Efflux Carrier (COGs: COG0679 permease~InterPro IPR004776~KEGG: mth:MTH1382 hypothetical protein~PFAM: Auxin Efflux Carrier~SPTR: O27435 Uncharacterized transporter MTH_1382~PFAM: Membrane transport protein~TIGRFAM: he Auxin Efflux Carrier (AEC) Family); the protein is MGSTETIISIILVIGIGYFARRLNLLKTEDSTILNKIVVNLAIPSLIFISIYKSKFDIFNLLPLTLVSLFITFVTGSIAFLWCKLRRQNKKDLWSIVVPSGLVNSGFLGYPIVLGVYGITGLLRAIFYDMGSVLSFIIFGIILGMIFSNEKINLRSVFKHVTSFPPLIAMILGVIANLTHLKIYSPLLDTLHYLGNATVPLIMLSLGLSLKFHRINKYKGNITFVSLLRLLFSPLLATFLTNLLGIYGLEKKVLIVESAMPSAMLSIVLSVRYRLNPELTAICVFTTTLLSLITIPFVIFLLK
- a CDS encoding CoB--CoM heterodisulfide reductase subunit A (COGs: COG1148 Heterodisulfide reductase subunit A and related polyferredoxins~InterPro IPR017896: IPR017900: IPR001327: IPR001450: IPR 016040~KEGG: mth:MTH1381 heterodisulfide reductase, subunit A~PFAM: 4Fe-4S ferredoxin iron-sulfur binding domain protein; FAD-dependent pyridine nucleotide-disulphide oxidoreductase~SPTR: O27434 CoB--CoM heterodisulfide reductase iron-sulfur subunit A~PFAM: Pyridine nucleotide-disulphide oxidoreductase; 4Fe-4S binding domain), producing MENFIYDDVIIIHKNNYYLVIFMAEKKSEEPRVGVYICHCGVNIAGVIDVKAVREYAETLPNVVVARDYKYYCSDPGQEEIQRDIKELGVNRVVVAACSPRLHEPTFRRCVEEAGLNPFLFEFANIREQDSWVHMDDPEAATEKAKDLVRMAVAKARLLEPLEFEKVPVTRKAMVIGGGVAGIQAALDLADMGYKVYLVEKKPTIGGRMAQLDKTFPTLDCSICILAPKMVDVGKHENIELISYAEVKKVDGYVGNFKVTVEKKPRYVDEDLCTGCGSCIEVCPIEVPNYFDEGMGMSKAIYIPFPQAVPLCATINKDYCIECNLCDQVCERGAIKHDQKPEEIELEVGTIIVATGYDPYDPSEKYEYGYGVYDNVITSIELERLINASGPTEGKVVRPSDGKKPKRVAFIHCVGSRDEKVGNPYCSRVCCMYAMKNAQLIKEKKPDTEITCYYMDIRAFGKGFEEFYKRSQEKYGIKFIRGRPAEIIENPDKTLTIRAEDTLLGKTTEYTYDLVVLCVGLVPPEGIEELRQTLGLSKSPDGFFMEAHPKLRPVDTHTDGIYLAGVAQGPKDIPDAVAQASGAASRAAIPMSKGEVLIEPIVATVNEDICGGCGVCVELCPFGAIELKEGKAHVTVALCKGCGTCAAACPSGAMDQKHFRTQQIMAQIEAALGGTGEVTGK
- a CDS encoding protein of unknown function DUF169 (COGs: COG2043 conserved hypothetical protein~InterPro IPR003748~KEGG: mth:MTH469 hypothetical protein~PFAM: protein of unknown function DUF169~SPTR: O26569 Conserved protein~PFAM: Uncharacterised ArCR, COG2043) — protein: MEIEKFTELLDLKKTPVAIAWSTKKPENIKRGEKSRFCEKIDKVLEGEIFYSTSEDEECFGGGKYTGMKDPKKFPKEIRSGEFLVKLGVHKSVQAVQKSWYKNIAIEYGIFSYILFAPLNKAKFKPDVVIVICNATQAMKLLHASEYDGISTAKGAGASPICSAMAALPYLTGKIVYGFADIGSRKHMKNLDDKDVMVAIPYSQVERIIQNLEEMKDKPIFVG
- a CDS encoding conserved hypothetical protein (KEGG: mth:MTH1541 hypothetical protein~SPTR: O27584 Putative uncharacterized protein) — its product is MEILDPLAESAMKTVKINEISNVNTVSLVDNTKPNADIILKTIEKFLEVKKTLWVRKPAGAPANEKQIKNMEKGDLCILAVGDCGSCTTWLILDAIKLEKRGIPTISICSSKFKNFAENLAKAYGAKNLRILDIPHPIAGKKKEEIKKEVKKIIPKLNKLISQQK